Proteins from a genomic interval of Desulfobacterales bacterium:
- a CDS encoding antibiotic biosynthesis monooxygenase family protein — MAVKILIKRKFKEGSMKAASRFLINTRTGAMKQPGYIASENLRNLMDKDQIVVVSMWENIEAWEAWRNSDERKAYVDEFRDYYVGDAEYEYYGLGLQTE, encoded by the coding sequence ATGGCAGTAAAAATTTTAATCAAACGTAAGTTTAAAGAAGGCAGCATGAAGGCAGCATCCCGGTTTTTAATCAACACCCGCACCGGGGCAATGAAACAACCAGGCTATATAGCTTCAGAAAATCTGCGAAACCTTATGGACAAAGACCAAATCGTGGTGGTGTCAATGTGGGAGAATATTGAAGCATGGGAAGCCTGGAGAAACAGTGATGAACGCAAGGCCTATGTAGATGAATTCAGGGATTACTACGTCGGCGATGCTGAATATGAATACTATGGATTGGGCCTGCAAACGGAATAA
- a CDS encoding antibiotic biosynthesis monooxygenase family protein, with product MAIKVLIKRKFPRDKKREKELFRYIKDIRRLVPQQPGYISGEYLKSIDDKDEIATISTWFSVEDWQTWFDTDDRKKIQDSIDAIPGVTTEYAIYRYIKTV from the coding sequence ATGGCGATTAAAGTTTTAATCAAACGCAAGTTTCCCAGAGATAAAAAAAGAGAAAAAGAGCTATTCCGATATATCAAGGACATCAGGCGTCTCGTCCCGCAGCAGCCCGGATACATCTCCGGTGAATACCTAAAATCAATCGATGATAAAGATGAGATTGCAACTATCAGCACATGGTTTTCAGTGGAGGATTGGCAGACCTGGTTTGATACCGATGACAGAAAAAAAATTCAAGACAGCATCGATGCAATTCCGGGTGTCACAACTGAATACGCTATTTATCGATACATCAAAACCGTCTGA
- a CDS encoding nuclear transport factor 2 family protein, with protein MKRRVLMPFFLSLMLSLTMSICIGHADDLTELSAAVQRYNDSLVHWDADIIADIEGEAFGFTSMISYLTQNRIMDKALWKQQLKELISQYEYYDLEIVTSHLNVIGTTGVACGNYKVSRKHKEYPWVSAKKRWSSTWAKSNGQWKLVFYHFELIDAWR; from the coding sequence ATGAAACGGAGGGTTTTGATGCCCTTTTTTCTTTCGTTGATGCTATCGTTGACCATGAGCATTTGTATCGGGCACGCTGATGATTTAACCGAGCTCAGTGCTGCTGTTCAACGATATAACGATTCATTGGTTCATTGGGATGCTGACATTATCGCCGATATTGAAGGGGAAGCTTTCGGATTTACCTCAATGATCAGCTACCTTACCCAGAATAGAATTATGGATAAGGCGCTTTGGAAACAGCAGTTAAAAGAATTGATTTCGCAGTATGAATACTACGATCTCGAAATCGTCACCTCCCATCTAAATGTGATTGGCACCACCGGCGTCGCCTGTGGAAATTATAAGGTATCAAGAAAACACAAAGAGTACCCGTGGGTATCTGCCAAAAAACGATGGTCTTCCACTTGGGCAAAATCAAATGGTCAATGGAAGCTTGTGTTTTATCATTTTGAGTTAATTGACGCCTGGCGGTGA
- a CDS encoding SLC26A/SulP transporter family protein, giving the protein MNLSKHRFNLKGDLSGAVSAAIISIPLSIGYGIIVYGPLGAEFLPFAALLGIFACLLGGLSASLLGGTEIQITAPKAPLSLILAAFVLPLSVSLHVPDPGSKNILIVGLASLCVLTGGLIQFLFGALRLGNLIKYVPYPVVSGFMNGIAVILILEQLGPLVGAKSHVSLFDIFYTPTVVQPLTLVVGLITIIVIFYARRYIKAVPASLIGLIAGTLLFYAIKHVAGTADMGPVIGNFSFQWPKPDILPKISSILWNINLADLFPRILMTGFVLGSVGALESLLSSLAADNIAGTRHNSNKELIGQGIGNMINAVFSALPSAGSELHNMANYRAGGRTRLSSLLCGLLILVIVMTLGPVIGKIPLTVIAGIIISVGIGLFDRWTLDLFQNLSRAGQQRKRIIANLVVTLVVVVITVCVNLIVAVLIGIVIASGLFVVRMGKSIVKRTYSGDQIRSKKVRSLKNNQLLEERAKGIIVYELRGPLFFGSADNLAREIEDAINDYTYCILDMKRVDEIDSTGAKILVQISKKLSASGKYLLISYLTANTALSDFLKAMGAYQFLDQDCFFEDTDAALEWAEDSVLTQSIDLAGASGKIQLAQMDILRDFSPPEIDILAQKLVRKSFKKGDRIVKEGDTDRNLFLLVKGLVSVRIHLSQSDRTKRLVTYSAGVTFGEMAFLDGSPRSAGVWAEEDAETYVLTPDEFSLLQKQSPSLAVKLIRNIALDISERLRIRTNEVRALEEG; this is encoded by the coding sequence ATGAATCTGTCCAAGCACCGATTCAATTTGAAGGGGGATCTCTCCGGCGCTGTTTCTGCGGCTATCATTTCTATCCCGCTTTCTATCGGATACGGCATTATTGTGTACGGCCCCCTGGGTGCAGAGTTCCTCCCGTTTGCCGCCTTGTTGGGAATTTTTGCCTGTCTTTTAGGCGGTCTTAGCGCCTCGCTGCTGGGTGGCACGGAGATCCAAATCACAGCCCCCAAAGCGCCGCTGTCGCTAATCCTGGCCGCATTTGTTCTCCCACTGTCGGTGAGCCTGCATGTTCCGGATCCGGGTTCCAAGAACATTCTGATTGTCGGTCTGGCATCTTTGTGTGTGTTAACCGGCGGACTCATTCAGTTTCTGTTCGGGGCGCTGCGGCTAGGCAATCTGATCAAATATGTGCCCTATCCGGTTGTTTCGGGATTCATGAACGGAATTGCAGTGATTCTGATACTTGAACAATTGGGACCACTGGTAGGGGCAAAGAGCCATGTCTCTTTGTTTGACATTTTTTACACCCCCACCGTTGTGCAGCCGTTAACACTCGTGGTGGGATTGATCACCATCATCGTCATCTTCTACGCTCGGCGCTATATTAAAGCTGTACCAGCCTCACTTATCGGATTGATCGCCGGCACGCTTTTATTTTACGCCATAAAGCATGTCGCCGGTACAGCAGATATGGGACCGGTTATTGGTAATTTTTCATTTCAATGGCCCAAACCCGATATCCTGCCCAAGATTTCCAGCATCCTGTGGAACATCAATCTGGCCGACCTGTTCCCCCGCATCTTGATGACCGGGTTTGTGCTGGGCTCGGTCGGGGCCCTTGAGTCGTTGCTCAGCTCTTTGGCCGCAGACAACATCGCCGGCACCCGACACAACAGCAACAAAGAACTTATTGGTCAGGGTATCGGAAACATGATCAACGCCGTCTTTTCCGCCCTTCCATCTGCCGGATCAGAGCTGCACAATATGGCCAATTATAGGGCCGGCGGGCGCACGCGTCTGTCCAGCCTGCTATGCGGCCTGTTGATCCTTGTCATCGTCATGACCCTCGGACCGGTCATCGGAAAAATTCCGTTAACCGTCATAGCCGGAATCATCATATCCGTGGGCATCGGATTGTTTGACAGATGGACCCTGGATTTGTTTCAAAACCTGTCGCGGGCCGGCCAGCAACGCAAAAGGATCATCGCCAATCTGGTTGTCACCCTTGTGGTGGTGGTGATTACGGTTTGCGTGAATCTAATTGTTGCTGTCTTGATCGGAATTGTCATCGCTTCCGGTTTATTCGTCGTCAGGATGGGCAAATCCATTGTAAAGCGCACTTATTCCGGTGATCAAATCCGCTCGAAAAAGGTTCGCAGTCTAAAAAATAACCAGCTACTGGAAGAACGTGCTAAAGGGATAATTGTATATGAGCTGCGCGGACCGCTGTTTTTCGGCTCGGCTGATAATCTGGCCAGGGAAATCGAGGACGCCATTAATGATTATACATATTGCATTCTTGATATGAAGCGTGTTGATGAAATCGACAGCACCGGTGCAAAAATCTTGGTGCAGATCAGTAAAAAATTGAGCGCCTCCGGCAAATACCTGCTGATCAGTTACCTGACCGCCAATACAGCCCTGTCGGATTTTCTCAAGGCCATGGGGGCCTACCAGTTTCTGGACCAAGATTGTTTTTTTGAGGATACCGATGCGGCGCTCGAATGGGCTGAAGATAGCGTTCTGACACAATCGATTGATCTGGCAGGCGCTTCCGGAAAAATTCAATTGGCACAAATGGATATTCTCAGAGACTTCAGTCCGCCGGAAATTGACATCTTGGCGCAAAAATTGGTACGCAAATCATTTAAAAAAGGCGACCGGATTGTCAAAGAAGGCGATACGGATCGAAACTTATTCCTGTTGGTCAAAGGATTGGTGAGTGTCCGTATTCACCTTTCACAAAGCGATCGCACCAAGCGGCTGGTCACCTACAGCGCCGGGGTGACATTCGGGGAAATGGCCTTTTTGGACGGCAGCCCGCGCTCTGCTGGTGTTTGGGCAGAAGAAGACGCTGAAACCTATGTGCTCACACCGGATGAATTTAGTCTTTTGCAGAAACAAAGCCCATCTTTAGCGGTTAAGCTCATCCGCAATATCGCCCTTGACATCAGTGAGCGCCTGCGCATTCGCACCAATGAGGTGCGTGCCCTGGAAGAGGGATAA
- a CDS encoding SDR family oxidoreductase: MLSKTALITGASTGIGYELTKIFAKNGYHLALVSRNREKLEAIAGEMESQNDITAKVFAKDLSIASAPQELYDATISDGIDIDVLVNNAGFGLNGNFTDFSIEKHMDLFQVNIASLTLLCRLFGADMVKKRSGSILNVASTAAFQAGPLMSTYYASKAYVLSFSEALHTEFETTGVNVSVLCPGPTRTEFADRAEMTNARIINVPWLMQAAEVAETGFAGLMKGKKIIIPGFMNKLLAFNTRFAPRSVLVLITRFLNQKS; this comes from the coding sequence ATGCTAAGCAAAACAGCGTTGATTACCGGTGCCTCCACCGGTATCGGATATGAGTTAACCAAAATTTTTGCAAAAAATGGCTACCATCTTGCACTGGTGTCCAGAAACAGGGAGAAACTTGAAGCAATAGCTGGGGAAATGGAAAGTCAAAACGATATCACTGCAAAGGTGTTTGCAAAAGACCTATCCATTGCCTCTGCTCCTCAAGAGCTCTATGATGCGACAATTTCCGACGGCATCGATATCGATGTGCTGGTCAACAATGCAGGATTTGGGCTTAATGGAAATTTCACAGACTTTAGCATCGAAAAACATATGGATTTGTTCCAGGTGAATATTGCCTCCCTTACCCTGCTGTGCAGGCTGTTTGGTGCCGATATGGTCAAAAAGCGCTCCGGCAGTATTCTCAATGTTGCCTCTACAGCTGCTTTTCAGGCCGGTCCATTGATGAGCACCTATTACGCTTCTAAAGCCTATGTGCTATCTTTTTCAGAAGCCTTACATACTGAGTTTGAAACAACCGGCGTCAATGTATCCGTTCTGTGCCCGGGTCCGACACGCACCGAGTTTGCAGATCGTGCCGAAATGACCAACGCAAGAATCATCAACGTCCCATGGTTGATGCAGGCTGCCGAAGTGGCTGAGACCGGTTTTGCAGGCTTGATGAAAGGCAAAAAAATCATCATCCCTGGTTTTATGAACAAATTACTGGCCTTTAATACGCGATTTGCACCTCGCTCTGTTTTGGTTTTGATAACCCGTTTTTTAAACCAAAAATCGTAG
- a CDS encoding nuclear transport factor 2 family protein, translating to MVRHLVLAIAAAAILSCGQNEPLAQYEPQSPQEQALKRVLLDFQDGVNTKDSKKVADLIHENAAIMTGRDRKIMSKADYLKILPKRLAENPSIVLGKPKISLDGDKAEVKIYMTRGDLNVLVVYDMRMEGHQWYIYAWKY from the coding sequence ATGGTTAGACATCTTGTCCTTGCAATCGCCGCAGCGGCAATCCTATCCTGCGGGCAAAATGAGCCTTTAGCCCAATATGAACCGCAATCCCCTCAAGAACAGGCACTGAAAAGGGTATTGTTGGACTTTCAGGATGGGGTCAACACCAAAGATTCCAAAAAAGTTGCCGATCTCATTCATGAGAACGCGGCGATCATGACCGGCAGGGATCGAAAAATTATGTCCAAAGCAGATTATCTTAAAATACTGCCCAAACGGCTGGCTGAAAATCCTTCGATCGTACTAGGAAAACCCAAAATTTCGCTTGACGGTGATAAGGCTGAAGTGAAAATTTATATGACTCGCGGAGATCTTAATGTGCTCGTTGTTTACGATATGAGGATGGAAGGCCATCAATGGTATATTTACGCCTGGAAA